A DNA window from Anastrepha ludens isolate Willacy chromosome 6, idAnaLude1.1, whole genome shotgun sequence contains the following coding sequences:
- the LOC128867984 gene encoding uncharacterized protein LOC128867984, which yields MISTPYFALLLICVAILFIGAPRQIETKPRVGNVIWSILRPAEQIPAASLRPHLRVKRVKRDAFDGTSDQGPEFQNASEHEKEHFPAWDDARGEPQLN from the exons ATGATTTCGACGCCGTATTTTGCCCTACTTTTGATTTGTGTAGCTATTTTGTTTATCGGTGCGCCGCGTCAAATAGAGACAAAGCCGCGCGTTGGCAATGTGATTTGGTCAATTTTACGCCCCGCCGAG CAAATACCGGCAGCATCACTAAGGCCACACTTGCGTGTGAAACGTGTTAAAAGGGACGCTTTTGACGGCACATCCGATCAGGGGCCAGAATTTCAAAATGCCAGCGAACATGAAAAGGAACATTTCCCCGCTTGGGATGACGCGCGGGGAGAGCCGCAATTGAATTGA